One Oceanicoccus sagamiensis genomic region harbors:
- a CDS encoding TonB-dependent receptor, with translation MNNCRSKRSPLYLATLLAAGIMPTTATAQVVLEEIIVVSTRDESSLMETSASVSAFDSDTRDLLGIDNAQDLVVHSPSLVIAPSRISIRGVGRPNIALGSDPGVGIYWDGIYSTENDIFGFANFLDIERVEVLRGPQGTLFGRNSIGGAINFISKQPTVEWSGEVTAELGNHDYTVGQGLVSGPLTDKLTMLGAISEIKRSGFQDNIANGKDHDQAESQYATLHFFHETTESWSNSIKLVNRESNIRPETAYAPDPFVTDYIDATLDAGNLPGMYPDNNFANPNQGQTTDNPAVRDIDKVSVDRDPYQDNQRKQIIVISEYDADDYLIKYTGGYTEFDFELDYDADLLTQADSGLDWSQMQFELFPGVSVPASRITGLSLTPADITRPFSQEADFTSHEIQFITNYDSSLNFTTGLYYYNSDEAQELAFIENNPDVVAAYTALAAVVPGGLPVNPDGDLFRGTSQLDTTSYAVYGQMDWDWTDQTTITFGLRYSYDEKEGQDTTFVQYVYEDATDPGLIGDPTDNVVERKIDEDWDKITWRLGVDHILDENHFLYAFAATGYRSGGFNLMNPTDNSDVGTVDPEDLLSFEAGYKGSLMDGRLNVGTAVYYYDYTDLQVLKSDVVNGVPLTSYENAAEAEAYGLEAEFSALVNEYVSLTGNYSYNNTEYKDFDSIDTTACQLASGALNDGSPVDPAICDVQDLSGNNFIYAPEHKASLNTVVMWTMIDLDWTAVLTYQYTDEQYSNAFNNDDYDLIDSRDRIDARISAASQDETWEVTAYIKNIEDNREVTLRDRPSTVSGVNTVALTDPQMYGVKFKYKF, from the coding sequence TTGAATAACTGTAGAAGCAAACGATCACCTTTATACCTGGCCACATTATTGGCGGCGGGTATTATGCCAACCACTGCCACCGCTCAGGTGGTGTTAGAAGAAATTATTGTTGTGAGCACCAGGGATGAATCCTCCCTGATGGAAACCTCAGCATCAGTAAGTGCTTTTGATTCCGATACGCGTGACCTATTGGGTATCGATAACGCTCAAGACCTGGTGGTTCATTCACCGTCTCTGGTTATCGCCCCTAGCCGGATCAGCATCCGTGGTGTAGGTCGCCCGAATATTGCGCTGGGTTCTGATCCCGGTGTTGGTATTTATTGGGACGGTATCTACTCAACTGAAAATGATATTTTTGGTTTTGCTAACTTTTTAGATATAGAGCGTGTGGAAGTTTTGCGTGGTCCACAGGGCACGTTATTTGGCCGTAATTCTATTGGTGGTGCAATTAACTTTATTAGTAAGCAGCCTACCGTTGAGTGGAGTGGTGAAGTCACTGCTGAACTGGGCAACCATGATTACACCGTAGGGCAGGGGCTGGTGAGTGGTCCGCTGACGGATAAATTGACCATGTTAGGTGCTATATCTGAAATCAAGCGTAGTGGTTTCCAGGACAATATCGCCAACGGTAAAGATCATGATCAGGCAGAAAGCCAGTACGCCACCTTACACTTTTTCCATGAAACCACAGAGAGCTGGAGCAACAGTATAAAGCTGGTTAACCGCGAATCGAACATTCGCCCTGAAACCGCTTATGCGCCGGATCCTTTTGTTACAGATTATATCGATGCGACCTTGGACGCAGGTAACCTGCCAGGTATGTACCCTGACAATAACTTTGCTAACCCAAACCAGGGCCAGACTACAGACAACCCAGCGGTTAGAGATATCGATAAAGTCTCGGTTGATCGCGACCCTTATCAAGATAACCAGCGCAAGCAGATTATTGTTATCAGTGAATATGATGCTGATGATTACCTGATCAAATATACCGGTGGCTATACCGAGTTTGATTTTGAACTGGACTACGATGCGGATTTGTTAACTCAGGCAGACTCTGGTTTGGATTGGAGCCAGATGCAGTTTGAGCTTTTCCCTGGTGTATCTGTGCCGGCTTCAAGGATTACAGGCTTGTCTTTAACGCCCGCTGATATTACCCGCCCCTTTTCTCAAGAAGCTGATTTCACCTCCCATGAAATCCAGTTTATTACCAACTATGACAGTAGCCTGAACTTCACTACCGGTTTGTATTACTACAACAGTGATGAAGCACAGGAACTGGCCTTTATTGAAAATAACCCTGATGTGGTTGCCGCTTATACTGCTTTAGCAGCCGTGGTACCGGGTGGCTTGCCGGTTAACCCTGATGGTGATTTGTTTAGAGGTACTTCACAGCTGGATACAACCTCTTATGCGGTATATGGCCAGATGGATTGGGACTGGACTGACCAGACTACAATTACTTTTGGTCTGCGTTATTCCTATGATGAAAAAGAAGGCCAGGACACTACCTTTGTACAATATGTGTATGAAGATGCGACTGACCCAGGTCTTATCGGCGACCCAACTGACAATGTTGTAGAGCGCAAGATTGATGAAGATTGGGATAAAATCACCTGGCGTTTAGGGGTTGATCATATCCTTGATGAAAATCACTTCTTATATGCCTTTGCGGCAACGGGCTATCGCTCTGGTGGTTTTAACCTGATGAACCCAACCGACAACTCAGATGTAGGTACGGTTGACCCTGAAGACCTATTGTCTTTTGAGGCTGGCTATAAAGGCTCCTTAATGGATGGTCGTTTAAATGTCGGTACTGCGGTTTACTACTACGACTATACCGATCTGCAAGTGCTGAAAAGCGATGTGGTTAACGGTGTACCGCTAACCAGTTATGAAAATGCCGCCGAAGCGGAAGCTTACGGTCTTGAAGCAGAATTTAGTGCATTGGTTAATGAGTATGTAAGCCTGACCGGTAACTACTCATACAACAATACCGAGTACAAAGATTTTGACTCGATTGATACGACAGCTTGTCAGTTGGCTAGCGGCGCGTTAAATGACGGCAGCCCGGTTGACCCGGCTATCTGTGATGTTCAAGACCTGAGTGGTAATAACTTTATCTATGCTCCAGAGCATAAGGCATCGCTTAATACCGTGGTTATGTGGACGATGATCGATCTGGATTGGACGGCTGTACTGACCTATCAATACACCGATGAGCAATATTCCAATGCTTTCAATAACGACGATTATGATTTGATTGATTCCCGTGATCGTATTGACGCCCGTATTAGTGCGGCCAGTCAGGACGAAACCTGGGAAGTGACAGCCTACATTAAAAACATCGAAGACAACCGTGAAGTGACATTGCGTGACCGTCCAAGCACAGTCTCTGGTGTTAATACGGTAGCGCTTACCGATCCACAAATGTACGGCGTTAAATTCAAGTACAAGTTTTAA
- a CDS encoding TetR/AcrR family transcriptional regulator: MSNNDSATAAKAPKKRTRRTQERTEITRAKVLEAATRIFSEQGFEGVSIRDIENAAGVQRGLVAYHFDDKDNLWKTVVDATFGLMRDEFTHRQEIMKELTERDRLAFVVRFYVRFHAKHPELSRLMSQEARQHSWRIDYLTDNHIRPAAQLMEKLVKETQGLDRDQFIHWYYIMVSASSTIFSFAPECELLFGVDSRTEIRVEKHADMLVDMLFGKMK; the protein is encoded by the coding sequence ATGAGCAATAACGACAGCGCCACAGCCGCCAAAGCCCCCAAGAAAAGAACCCGCCGCACCCAGGAACGGACCGAGATTACCCGTGCCAAAGTACTGGAAGCCGCCACGCGTATATTTTCAGAACAAGGCTTTGAAGGGGTTTCTATCCGTGATATTGAAAATGCTGCCGGTGTCCAGCGCGGCTTGGTCGCTTACCATTTTGACGATAAAGATAATCTCTGGAAAACCGTTGTCGACGCTACCTTTGGCCTGATGCGGGATGAATTTACCCATCGCCAGGAAATTATGAAGGAGCTAACGGAAAGGGACAGGCTGGCTTTTGTAGTGCGCTTTTATGTGCGCTTTCATGCCAAACACCCTGAGCTAAGCCGGTTAATGAGTCAGGAAGCCCGGCAACATAGCTGGCGCATCGATTACCTGACCGATAACCATATCCGCCCTGCTGCTCAGCTAATGGAAAAATTGGTCAAAGAAACCCAAGGGCTGGACCGAGACCAATTTATCCATTGGTACTATATTATGGTCAGCGCCAGCTCGACGATCTTCTCTTTTGCCCCTGAGTGTGAATTATTATTTGGGGTGGATTCAAGAACAGAGATCCGCGTGGAAAAACACGCGGATATGCTGGTAGATATGCTCTTTGGCAAGATGAAATAA
- a CDS encoding alpha/beta hydrolase, with amino-acid sequence MLVSALLKPLVKLTARLVLLMVFFTVPALSQTGAQIESRLDKVDHKEITLWSEGVRLQGDIYKPKNLQPGDKLPGILLVHGWGGVKQHLQRAYGPQFAELGFIVLAFDYKGWGESDGPLLVPEALQPIEVSADIDLKAKHIRKIVNPLSMVADARAALHYLAGEPQVMSNNIGVWGTSLGGGVALVTSANDNRVKAYVDQIGAVNFKANLDMITDGMVRRWETQRARGKSPNTLALKRRLFPV; translated from the coding sequence ATGCTTGTCAGCGCTTTACTAAAACCCCTGGTTAAATTAACCGCGCGATTAGTTTTGCTGATGGTCTTCTTTACTGTGCCCGCTTTGTCACAAACCGGTGCGCAAATAGAGTCCCGCTTAGATAAGGTAGATCATAAAGAAATTACTCTCTGGAGTGAGGGTGTTCGCCTGCAAGGGGATATCTACAAACCAAAGAATTTACAACCCGGTGATAAATTGCCGGGTATTTTATTAGTGCATGGCTGGGGTGGGGTAAAACAACATCTGCAGCGTGCTTATGGACCACAATTTGCCGAACTGGGTTTTATTGTATTGGCCTTCGATTATAAAGGCTGGGGTGAAAGTGATGGGCCTTTATTGGTGCCTGAAGCCTTGCAGCCTATAGAAGTCTCTGCCGATATTGATCTTAAAGCCAAACATATCCGCAAAATTGTAAACCCTTTATCGATGGTTGCTGATGCCAGAGCTGCACTACACTACCTGGCGGGCGAACCCCAGGTAATGTCTAACAATATTGGTGTGTGGGGCACTAGCTTGGGCGGTGGTGTAGCCTTGGTTACCAGCGCCAATGATAACCGTGTTAAAGCCTATGTTGATCAAATTGGAGCGGTTAACTTTAAAGCCAACCTCGATATGATTACCGATGGTATGGTAAGGCGTTGGGAAACCCAGCGCGCCCGGGGGAAATCACCCAATACCCTGGCGCTGAAGCGGCGATTATTCCCGGTTTAA